The proteins below are encoded in one region of Firmicutes bacterium HGW-Firmicutes-1:
- a CDS encoding glucose-1-phosphate thymidylyltransferase — MKGIILVNGSEPLLFPITKALSKHILPIYDKPFIYYELYIMMMSNIKQIQIMLTPTDTVIHQQLLELLGDGSSLGIQLTYKIHEQLKGIAELFLLEKNFIDNESVALLLGNTLLLGEEIEIYLNSMDDYIQGAFIFEDGAYNLAERIALSGKKPKELTPDLAIPGIYFYDNSIVEIVHNLKSSLTSGLEIMDINQVYHAQQKLKVIRLEKGSNWFDTSTCIGLIETANFVSEAQKTNGYYIGCIEEIAYKKGYISYEQLQLLAKPLNHTEYGKYLENIAKRQWEWES; from the coding sequence ATGAAGGGTATTATATTAGTTAACGGTTCAGAACCATTGCTATTTCCAATAACAAAGGCCCTATCAAAACACATTTTACCAATATATGATAAGCCATTTATTTACTATGAATTGTATATTATGATGATGTCAAATATAAAGCAAATACAGATTATGTTGACTCCAACTGATACAGTTATTCATCAACAATTACTAGAATTACTAGGTGATGGCTCATCATTAGGTATTCAATTAACCTATAAAATTCATGAACAATTAAAGGGAATTGCCGAGCTGTTCCTTTTGGAGAAAAACTTTATTGATAATGAATCAGTTGCATTACTATTGGGAAATACGCTCCTTCTTGGAGAAGAAATAGAAATATATCTGAATAGCATGGATGATTATATTCAGGGAGCTTTCATCTTTGAGGATGGTGCTTATAATTTGGCAGAACGCATTGCATTAAGTGGAAAGAAACCTAAGGAATTGACACCAGACTTAGCTATTCCAGGAATCTATTTTTATGATAATTCAATAGTTGAAATTGTTCACAATTTAAAATCATCATTAACCAGTGGTTTGGAAATTATGGATATAAATCAGGTATACCATGCTCAGCAAAAATTAAAAGTGATACGACTGGAAAAAGGAAGTAATTGGTTTGATACTAGTACATGCATAGGTTTAATAGAAACAGCCAATTTTGTAAGTGAGGCTCAAAAAACAAATGGATATTATATTGGTTGTATTGAAGAGATTGCTTATAAAAAAGGGTACATCTCATATGAACAGCTACAATTACTTGCTAAACCATTAAATCATACGGAATATGGTAAATATC